Proteins encoded by one window of Cuniculiplasma divulgatum:
- a CDS encoding fibronectin type III domain-containing protein, producing the protein MFRKLVVISIIFLMIASGFTVISLSSTSSVDNAKYNYKNLTTTNTSRSGLAWNVNASPQLAILKQKPQLVGQGFPYNVSQIRQAYNLTGFYQNDTCGQGFTIAIVDAFGDPSLNYDLESFNSLYNLPTANISYYYPYGSPKNLNSSWSLETATDVEWFHAIAPRAHIDLIIVPNAEVGYLQGGVNDTINNISNVNGLSMSWGIAESSLSNGLMYTYNQAFLEANKKDIHIFAASGDQGAYDATKALTVNFPAGDPYVTSVGGTTLNYADGKYTQTSWSGSGGGYSTAFSAPNYQNATGFHGQSLGVPDISAVANPNDGGVTVFSRGNAITLGGTSLATPITAGSFILIDQDLHGKLGFINPLLFNLSRTNQYGKAIIPAVGGSNGYYTATYGWNPVTGLGSINAGLLAKDISQIYSYYGYSVTYGQINTSYVNFNTEVSMSPLTSASSQYISFAGLTIGSYGSTIRAGLCQIGNSIYESFKAGNYIYLRNLGTEKILSKKVVVQLKVDKLTITVGNTTKDLQVFPQSIYGTNASFIFEFSSGEGKPLNSGTASSSENVFNNGYLSVTQPVSGKPIYPFNETACSTLQIKNTSNSIEFSYNSSNPSGSFEKNSGAYPSIELNQSSPMFIYISNTGGNTVTLNGKIENSRTIQVNSGESLKIRFYRQLKMTFQFDIDLPSVSSLHLHFSYPADSNYSNNFTSIIDYTSNLRLNDTTGFSSLGSCTNLTTNSMGFRTNTSHFANSDTKVREQEIPVNLSFDISPIGAKLSLSNGSEILDHNGIIVYSVIPQFINFTIKSTKNGYKNTSGFLRLKPGFNVTYLPFSLGGNGNGYYLNGTVANGYYDAEYSITIPIASAKISYSDINASSDRFGYFSIWLPTGKDQVTTDARYFYSTKTNYTLEQNKVDQLILLQPNISSLLESALSITIDRLIPLFFFTSFISWSISFSSSTVSYYIVEYRTSGQLSWNKVRMSGHSNNIAFINGIYPDSKYYFKVIAVLDGGATVNSNVRTISYESPIYLFLNILIYMGILFYIYAMISYFRGRRRRKKLKDSFREW; encoded by the coding sequence ATGTTCAGAAAACTAGTTGTCATTTCAATTATATTCCTGATGATTGCTTCAGGATTTACCGTCATATCTTTATCCAGCACTTCCTCTGTAGATAATGCAAAATATAATTACAAAAATCTAACAACTACTAACACAAGTCGCAGTGGTCTCGCATGGAATGTTAATGCCTCACCACAGCTTGCTATTTTAAAACAGAAACCACAGCTGGTAGGCCAGGGTTTTCCATATAATGTTTCTCAAATAAGACAAGCTTATAATCTAACCGGATTTTACCAAAACGATACATGTGGCCAGGGTTTTACAATTGCTATTGTTGATGCTTTCGGAGACCCATCCCTCAATTATGACCTTGAATCATTCAATTCCCTATATAATCTACCTACTGCGAACATATCCTACTACTATCCATATGGGTCACCTAAGAATCTTAATTCCAGCTGGTCCCTTGAAACCGCAACTGACGTTGAGTGGTTTCATGCGATAGCTCCAAGAGCACATATAGATCTAATCATAGTTCCAAATGCTGAAGTTGGATATCTTCAAGGTGGGGTAAACGATACAATAAATAATATCAGTAACGTCAATGGTCTAAGTATGAGCTGGGGAATTGCAGAGTCCTCTCTTTCTAATGGATTAATGTATACCTATAATCAAGCATTTCTTGAAGCAAACAAAAAGGACATTCACATATTTGCAGCATCGGGTGATCAGGGAGCCTATGATGCAACAAAAGCTTTGACAGTTAACTTTCCAGCCGGAGATCCATATGTAACATCAGTAGGCGGTACTACTTTAAATTATGCAGATGGAAAATATACACAGACATCATGGAGCGGAAGTGGTGGTGGTTACAGTACAGCCTTTTCAGCACCTAATTATCAGAATGCGACCGGTTTTCACGGACAATCCTTAGGGGTACCAGATATATCTGCAGTAGCTAATCCTAATGATGGTGGGGTGACTGTCTTTTCAAGGGGAAATGCTATAACGCTTGGAGGTACTAGCCTCGCAACACCGATTACTGCAGGTTCTTTTATACTAATAGATCAGGATCTTCATGGAAAACTTGGTTTCATAAATCCACTACTTTTTAACCTTTCAAGAACTAACCAGTACGGAAAGGCTATAATTCCTGCAGTAGGTGGGAGTAATGGCTATTACACAGCAACATACGGATGGAATCCGGTAACAGGCCTTGGGTCTATTAATGCTGGATTACTTGCAAAAGATATATCACAAATTTATTCATATTATGGCTACAGCGTGACATATGGCCAGATTAATACATCTTATGTAAACTTCAACACAGAAGTTTCGATGTCACCATTAACATCTGCTTCCAGCCAATACATCTCCTTCGCTGGGCTTACCATTGGTTCTTACGGTTCTACTATCAGAGCAGGACTGTGCCAGATAGGTAATTCAATATATGAATCATTCAAGGCTGGAAATTATATTTATTTAAGAAATTTGGGTACAGAAAAAATATTATCAAAAAAAGTAGTGGTTCAGCTCAAAGTGGATAAACTGACGATAACAGTAGGTAATACGACAAAGGATTTGCAGGTCTTTCCACAGTCAATTTATGGTACCAATGCCAGTTTTATATTTGAGTTCAGCAGTGGAGAAGGAAAGCCTCTCAACAGTGGAACTGCTTCTTCATCTGAAAATGTCTTCAACAATGGATATTTATCAGTAACTCAACCAGTTTCAGGTAAACCAATTTATCCTTTTAATGAAACTGCATGTTCTACTCTACAAATTAAAAATACCAGTAACTCCATAGAATTCTCTTATAATTCATCCAATCCTTCAGGATCATTTGAGAAAAATAGTGGCGCTTATCCATCCATAGAGTTAAATCAATCAAGTCCGATGTTTATATATATTTCCAATACTGGCGGTAACACTGTAACTCTTAATGGAAAAATAGAAAATTCCAGGACAATTCAGGTAAATTCTGGTGAATCCCTGAAAATAAGGTTTTACCGTCAACTAAAAATGACATTTCAGTTTGATATAGATTTACCATCCGTCAGCTCTTTGCATTTACATTTCTCTTATCCTGCAGACTCTAATTACAGCAACAACTTTACATCAATCATTGATTACACTTCCAATCTCAGATTAAACGATACTACTGGATTTTCATCACTAGGATCTTGTACCAATCTCACAACTAATTCAATGGGCTTTAGAACAAATACATCTCACTTTGCGAATTCTGATACTAAAGTTAGAGAACAGGAAATACCAGTCAATTTATCATTTGATATATCGCCTATTGGAGCCAAGTTAAGTCTGTCAAATGGATCAGAAATATTAGACCATAATGGAATAATAGTTTATTCGGTGATCCCTCAGTTTATTAATTTCACTATTAAATCCACAAAAAATGGATATAAAAACACATCAGGATTCCTGAGACTAAAACCAGGGTTCAATGTGACTTACCTTCCCTTCTCCTTAGGTGGAAATGGAAATGGCTATTACCTAAATGGAACAGTTGCAAACGGTTATTATGACGCGGAATACAGCATCACTATACCTATAGCTTCCGCAAAGATATCCTACAGTGATATTAATGCTTCTTCTGATAGATTTGGGTATTTTTCCATTTGGTTACCAACTGGAAAAGATCAGGTAACTACTGACGCTAGATATTTCTATTCAACAAAAACTAATTATACACTGGAACAGAATAAGGTAGATCAGCTTATATTGCTTCAGCCAAATATCAGCTCTCTCCTAGAATCCGCCCTATCAATAACTATTGATAGATTGATTCCGTTATTTTTCTTTACTTCATTTATCTCTTGGTCAATCTCTTTTTCGTCTTCAACCGTTTCTTACTATATAGTGGAATACCGTACATCAGGTCAATTAAGTTGGAACAAGGTCAGAAT
- a CDS encoding adenosine-specific kinase → MENIDVVDLENPKGCNLILGYSHFIKTVEDLEEIIKTYIPKASYSITFSEASGDRLVRFESNDPELEETGIKNILNLKCGHTFLILIRDAFPITVLNAIKNCQEVGSVFAATANPISAIVFRGKNGGAILGVIDGFSPLGVETEEDKRKRREFLRNIGYKR, encoded by the coding sequence ATGGAAAACATTGACGTAGTTGATCTGGAAAATCCAAAGGGTTGCAACCTTATACTAGGTTATTCACATTTCATAAAAACTGTGGAAGATCTGGAAGAAATCATAAAAACATACATCCCTAAAGCGTCCTATTCCATCACCTTTTCAGAGGCTTCCGGAGACAGACTGGTTAGATTTGAATCTAACGATCCTGAACTGGAAGAAACTGGCATCAAAAACATTTTAAATCTAAAATGCGGACACACATTCCTCATATTAATAAGAGATGCGTTTCCCATAACTGTTTTAAATGCCATAAAAAATTGCCAGGAAGTAGGCAGTGTCTTTGCTGCAACTGCTAATCCTATTTCTGCCATCGTATTCAGAGGTAAAAATGGTGGAGCTATTCTTGGAGTTATTGATGGATTTTCTCCCCTGGGAGTTGAAACAGAGGAAGATAAAAGAAAGAGAAGAGAATTTCTTAGGAATATAGGCTACAAAAGATAG
- a CDS encoding site-specific integrase, producing MNPLTRHRKLLENKKVERWYSNLKARSQITSDTYIRNFGLWLEYLNLDPDSIISMARDNFDEFKGAVSDVIRDLEKKGTMGSSISTSLKAVLSYLKFNNASVKLGINITNENRNLKAEKEVIPTKDEIAKVLRIATLRERVSISLMAFTGLRPEVLGNIDGTNGLTIGDIPDLKIKDGKIVYEHMPVQISVRPELSKIRTAYFTFLGPEGSEYLKEYLDARMTSGERLTTKSPVILPIEKQSSEKKNRFLLTTLLLRRIKKTIAKAGFEWRPYIFRIYFGTNLDSAEAKGLISHPWRQFIMGHKGDIEETYTKREGKVDEGREQYSKCLSFIETVEHSKSQGDIKKSVMVEILSLVLGYTQDKIDQLDLDKMSNEDFQNLIKKGLLGNMTGNGTRQKIVSEKEIEQYMNQGYEVFTTLPSGKIVMKLSL from the coding sequence ATGAACCCATTAACAAGACATAGAAAACTGCTGGAAAATAAGAAGGTTGAAAGATGGTATTCGAATCTGAAAGCAAGATCTCAAATCACTTCTGACACTTATATTCGAAATTTTGGGCTGTGGTTGGAGTATCTAAATCTCGATCCTGATTCTATTATTTCTATGGCGAGGGATAACTTTGACGAATTTAAAGGGGCAGTTTCGGATGTTATAAGGGATTTAGAGAAAAAAGGTACTATGGGATCTTCTATATCTACAAGTCTTAAAGCTGTTTTATCCTACCTTAAGTTCAATAACGCATCTGTTAAATTAGGAATAAATATTACTAATGAAAACCGCAATCTGAAGGCAGAAAAGGAAGTTATTCCTACGAAAGATGAAATTGCTAAGGTCCTGAGGATAGCAACCTTAAGGGAGAGAGTTTCGATTTCTCTTATGGCATTTACAGGGTTAAGACCCGAAGTCCTAGGGAATATAGACGGTACCAATGGCCTAACGATAGGAGACATTCCAGATCTAAAGATCAAAGATGGAAAAATAGTCTACGAACACATGCCAGTTCAAATAAGCGTTAGGCCAGAGCTGTCTAAAATTAGAACCGCATATTTTACGTTTCTTGGTCCGGAGGGATCTGAATACCTTAAAGAATACCTTGATGCACGAATGACTTCAGGCGAAAGACTTACGACAAAATCCCCTGTAATATTACCTATAGAAAAGCAGTCATCAGAGAAAAAGAATCGGTTTTTACTTACTACATTGCTTCTAAGAAGGATTAAGAAAACAATCGCTAAGGCGGGTTTTGAATGGAGACCATATATTTTTAGAATATACTTTGGGACTAACCTTGATAGCGCTGAGGCAAAAGGACTTATTTCACATCCATGGCGTCAGTTCATTATGGGGCATAAGGGAGACATTGAGGAAACATATACAAAGAGGGAGGGAAAGGTCGACGAGGGAAGAGAGCAGTATTCAAAATGCCTTAGCTTCATAGAGACTGTTGAACATAGCAAATCGCAAGGAGATATTAAGAAAAGTGTTATGGTTGAAATTCTTTCTCTGGTCCTTGGATATACTCAAGACAAGATAGACCAACTAGACTTAGATAAAATGAGCAATGAGGACTTTCAAAACCTAATTAAAAAAGGACTTCTCGGAAATATGACTGGTAATGGAACAAGGCAAAAGATCGTTAGTGAAAAAGAAATAGAGCAATACATGAATCAGGGATATGAGGTTTTTACAACTCTTCCATCTGGTAAAATAGTTATGAAACTCTCTTTATGA
- a CDS encoding ABC transporter ATP-binding protein, translated as MIDVSGVFYSYKKNIITLKNITKTFEQGKIYGIVGPNGAGKTTLLNVMSGVHTPGAGRILVDSYDIVNDREKSIKKIGLMPDGSFLDPDEKIINQMMHFGSYYDLSIKEARERALSLMNKFGLSEEFSRKSMRNLSLGQRRRVGLTMALLHDPDNILMDEPYNGFDPFGIKMVTDIMLEARNSGKTVIVSSHILKEVQSVADEFVYLENGQLLKSIDIETMSKNIGKIWVKVLNPDDNLLRLLQTFGTVRRINQAYEITTPSDNKVETSEINSALVKENYKVDSIYYEKRTVEDEFFSK; from the coding sequence ATGATAGATGTAAGTGGAGTGTTCTATTCATACAAAAAGAACATAATCACATTAAAAAATATTACTAAGACTTTCGAACAGGGTAAGATATATGGAATTGTTGGTCCAAATGGCGCAGGGAAAACTACACTTTTGAACGTGATGTCCGGGGTTCATACGCCAGGAGCTGGCAGAATTCTTGTAGATAGTTATGACATAGTAAATGATAGGGAAAAGTCCATCAAAAAAATAGGTCTAATGCCAGACGGCTCGTTTCTTGATCCTGATGAGAAGATAATAAACCAAATGATGCATTTTGGCTCATACTATGATTTATCTATAAAAGAGGCAAGAGAAAGAGCATTGAGTCTTATGAATAAATTTGGTCTTTCGGAGGAATTTTCAAGAAAATCCATGAGAAACCTGTCACTTGGGCAGAGAAGGAGAGTTGGATTGACAATGGCTCTTCTTCATGATCCGGATAACATCCTAATGGATGAACCGTACAATGGTTTTGATCCTTTCGGCATAAAGATGGTGACAGATATAATGCTCGAAGCCAGAAATAGTGGTAAAACGGTCATAGTTTCATCCCACATACTTAAGGAGGTACAGTCAGTGGCAGACGAGTTTGTATATCTTGAAAATGGACAGCTACTAAAATCAATAGATATAGAAACGATGTCAAAGAATATTGGTAAAATATGGGTAAAAGTTTTGAACCCGGACGATAATCTTTTAAGATTGCTTCAGACCTTTGGAACAGTCAGGAGGATTAACCAGGCATATGAAATTACAACACCATCGGATAATAAGGTTGAGACTTCTGAAATTAACAGTGCTCTTGTAAAGGAAAACTACAAAGTAGATTCAATCTATTATGAGAAAAGAACAGTTGAGGATGAATTTTTCTCAAAGTAA
- the priS gene encoding DNA primase catalytic subunit PriS gives MDEKKFLTKKFREYYYQNKQVYTEQLNKREIGFIPFEGTMIRHRKVEDLLDLQNFLMDNIPRHLYHSVAYYKYPDKRSMQEKEWNGAEYVFDLDADHIPGADQMSYEQILREVKDHTLRLLNKFLIGYLDLDPESLNIYFSGARGYHIHIKSDKIYQMNSDQRREISNLVRGEGISIKSFLGIASKTPITGKGWISDINSELIDTLNKIAQGEKTEYVDRVGEDKIKQLLDRTISAKDKRKYRQIYMEQGIEKYSNTNIKMIENLLEKIISEYVKKNSVEIDEPVSTDIHRLIRFPYSLHGKTGLIVRKIDIDSLKTFEPLSEAIPNIFGDDPIGVRMKKPFEINFNRIHYKLEEEDTVPSNLAIFLSLSGRANIY, from the coding sequence TTGGACGAAAAAAAATTTTTGACTAAAAAATTCAGGGAATATTACTATCAGAATAAACAGGTATATACAGAACAGTTAAACAAAAGGGAAATCGGTTTCATACCATTCGAAGGAACAATGATTAGACATAGAAAAGTTGAAGATTTACTGGATCTACAGAATTTTCTCATGGATAACATTCCAAGACATCTTTATCACTCTGTTGCTTACTACAAGTACCCTGATAAAAGGTCAATGCAGGAAAAAGAGTGGAATGGGGCAGAATATGTATTTGATCTGGACGCAGACCACATTCCGGGTGCAGATCAAATGTCCTATGAACAGATTCTAAGGGAAGTGAAAGATCACACCTTGAGGCTTTTGAATAAATTTCTTATTGGATATTTGGATTTAGATCCTGAGAGTCTTAATATTTATTTTTCGGGGGCAAGGGGTTACCACATTCATATAAAAAGTGATAAAATTTACCAGATGAACTCTGATCAGAGAAGGGAGATTTCTAATCTTGTCAGGGGAGAGGGCATATCAATCAAATCCTTTTTAGGCATAGCATCGAAAACTCCCATTACTGGAAAAGGTTGGATATCAGATATAAACAGCGAATTGATAGATACACTTAACAAAATCGCACAGGGGGAAAAAACGGAATATGTAGACAGAGTCGGGGAAGATAAGATAAAGCAGTTGCTTGATAGGACTATATCAGCAAAGGATAAGAGGAAGTACAGACAAATCTATATGGAACAGGGGATTGAAAAGTACAGTAACACTAACATAAAAATGATTGAAAATCTACTTGAGAAAATTATAAGTGAATATGTTAAAAAAAATTCAGTAGAAATTGATGAACCCGTTTCAACTGATATTCATAGACTGATCAGGTTTCCATATAGCCTTCATGGAAAAACTGGGTTAATTGTAAGAAAAATAGATATAGATTCACTTAAAACATTCGAACCCCTGAGTGAGGCAATTCCAAATATATTTGGGGATGATCCGATCGGAGTAAGGATGAAAAAACCTTTTGAAATAAATTTCAATAGAATTCATTATAAATTAGAAGAGGAAGATACAGTTCCATCCAATCTGGCAATATTTTTATCTCTTTCTGGAAGAGCTAATATATATTAA
- a CDS encoding DUF3501 family protein, with amino-acid sequence MQKITEGEIIPPEKFSKILTEERKKIIAVKRHRRIASKTFSYLFENRDTVLNQINEMILIENVHDAKEKDHILKTYNELIPGDKEFSVSMFIEISDEKKLLKEMPRLTGIENNVYLVFADTELKGIPEEGRSTATLESTLQYLKFKFDEKKAESFKKTKNAFVVTRHSIYKESAEINEELLSDLKKEL; translated from the coding sequence ATGCAAAAAATTACTGAAGGGGAAATTATCCCCCCTGAAAAATTTTCAAAGATTTTAACAGAAGAAAGAAAAAAAATTATAGCAGTTAAAAGACACAGAAGAATCGCAAGTAAAACTTTCAGTTATCTATTCGAAAACAGGGATACTGTATTGAATCAAATCAATGAAATGATACTTATTGAAAATGTTCACGATGCCAAAGAAAAAGATCATATTCTAAAAACCTATAATGAACTGATACCAGGAGATAAAGAATTCAGCGTTTCCATGTTCATAGAAATCAGCGATGAGAAAAAATTATTAAAGGAGATGCCCAGACTGACAGGAATCGAAAACAATGTTTACCTGGTATTTGCAGATACTGAACTAAAGGGAATACCTGAAGAAGGAAGATCTACAGCAACACTTGAGTCAACTTTGCAGTATTTGAAATTCAAATTTGATGAAAAGAAGGCTGAAAGCTTTAAGAAAACAAAAAACGCATTCGTTGTAACCAGGCACTCCATATATAAGGAAAGTGCTGAAATTAATGAAGAATTACTTTCAGACCTGAAAAAAGAACTTTAA
- a CDS encoding NAD(P)/FAD-dependent oxidoreductase, with protein sequence MDKDFDYETVVIGAGTGGLSAGCILKNQKRDYVILDKKEEIGLPVRSTGAVSLEWVKKIGMPTAKEIVASNIYNMSFRTEKGKRIDLNFDHPVGMVYDFTKYEKYLSSGFAGKLNIKMKTTVSEVKGNQIKTNDGILTAKNVIMAAGPQSNLGSKLTKTQALVAYEETRELDERKDFQMILWFSDLAPGGYFWDFADSKNTRKIGVCYYPLSGEAPKSVLKKFTEKFPELDGEIVHTMAHQIPLTKPSDQVVRENQLWVGDMVNAVLNTTAGGLQGAFWSGKEAAIATVNNDLQQYQKVWDNQIKPWLMKHNELHSRIHARGERSVGTYITLAKLMPKKIKMRVFGGL encoded by the coding sequence GTGGATAAAGATTTTGATTATGAGACCGTAGTCATAGGTGCTGGCACGGGTGGTCTGTCAGCTGGTTGTATATTAAAAAATCAAAAGAGGGATTATGTAATTCTTGATAAGAAGGAGGAGATAGGCTTACCGGTAAGGTCTACGGGAGCAGTATCGCTGGAATGGGTAAAAAAAATTGGCATGCCAACAGCAAAAGAAATAGTCGCTTCTAACATTTATAATATGTCATTCAGAACGGAAAAAGGTAAGAGAATTGATCTAAACTTTGATCATCCAGTAGGAATGGTCTATGATTTCACCAAATACGAGAAATACCTTTCCTCAGGTTTTGCAGGAAAGCTTAACATTAAGATGAAAACAACAGTTAGTGAAGTTAAGGGGAATCAGATTAAAACAAATGATGGTATTTTAACAGCAAAAAACGTTATTATGGCAGCTGGACCACAATCAAATCTAGGTTCCAAACTCACGAAAACACAAGCGCTTGTGGCATATGAGGAAACAAGGGAGCTTGATGAAAGAAAGGACTTTCAAATGATACTCTGGTTTAGTGATCTTGCCCCAGGTGGATATTTTTGGGATTTTGCTGACTCAAAAAATACCAGAAAAATTGGAGTTTGTTATTATCCTCTTAGTGGTGAGGCACCAAAAAGTGTACTAAAAAAATTTACAGAAAAATTTCCAGAGCTTGATGGCGAAATAGTTCACACAATGGCACATCAGATCCCGCTGACAAAACCTTCTGATCAGGTTGTCAGAGAAAATCAGCTTTGGGTGGGAGATATGGTTAATGCAGTCCTTAACACAACGGCGGGGGGTTTGCAGGGCGCATTTTGGTCCGGAAAGGAAGCAGCTATCGCAACTGTAAACAATGATCTACAACAATATCAGAAAGTATGGGATAATCAGATAAAACCATGGCTAATGAAGCATAATGAATTGCATTCCAGAATTCATGCAAGGGGTGAGAGAAGCGTTGGAACATATATCACGCTGGCAAAACTCATGCCAAAGAAGATTAAGATGAGAGTTTTCGGTGGCTTGTAA
- a CDS encoding rubrerythrin family protein gives MELKNTKTLENLKAGFAGESQANRRYLYFALKADEEGQQEIAQVFRSTADGETAHAFGHLKYLALVGDPVTNEPIGTTEQNLKSAIAGETYEYSQMYPGFAKDAREEHLDEIAHWFEILSKAEKSHATKYEKTLAEMKKSQ, from the coding sequence ATGGAATTAAAAAATACCAAGACTTTAGAAAATTTGAAGGCAGGTTTTGCTGGAGAAAGTCAGGCTAACAGAAGATACCTTTATTTTGCCCTGAAGGCAGACGAAGAGGGACAGCAGGAAATAGCACAGGTTTTTAGATCAACAGCAGACGGTGAGACTGCACATGCTTTCGGTCATCTTAAATATCTGGCACTCGTAGGGGACCCAGTAACCAACGAGCCAATTGGAACAACCGAGCAAAACCTAAAGTCAGCCATAGCTGGAGAAACATATGAATACAGTCAGATGTACCCCGGCTTTGCAAAGGATGCAAGAGAAGAGCATTTAGACGAAATCGCCCACTGGTTTGAAATACTATCGAAGGCCGAAAAATCACACGCAACAAAATATGAAAAGACTCTCGCCGAAATGAAGAAAAGCCAGTGA
- a CDS encoding NAD(P)-dependent alcohol dehydrogenase yields the protein MEAKGYAAGEAGGKLSPYNFERRELGEKDVLIDIKYCGICHSDIHQVNNDWGGASYPMVPGHEIVGIVRNVGSGVKKFKQGDRVGVGCMVDSCGQCGPCKSGLQQYCENGATFTYSSKDKVSGGVTYGGYSDKIVVVEDFVLKVSEKLDFAATAPLLCAGITTYSPLKHWNVKAGQTVGVAGLGGLGHMAVKLAKSMGANVVVMTTSEKKKDEAKRLGADKVIISKNIEEMKKNRMSMDLIIDTIPAPHDMNLYISLLKIDGSIVLVGLPEKESQHVISAGSLINGRRSISGSNIGGIEETQEMLDYCDKHNIVSDIELIPMSKVNEAYVRTVNSDVKYRFVIDMSTL from the coding sequence ATGGAAGCAAAAGGATATGCAGCAGGAGAAGCAGGAGGAAAATTATCACCATATAACTTCGAGAGAAGAGAACTTGGTGAAAAAGATGTCTTAATTGACATAAAATACTGTGGAATTTGTCATTCAGACATTCATCAGGTCAATAATGATTGGGGAGGAGCTTCATACCCCATGGTGCCTGGACATGAGATAGTTGGAATTGTAAGAAATGTTGGCAGTGGTGTAAAAAAGTTCAAGCAGGGAGATAGGGTTGGTGTTGGTTGCATGGTTGATTCGTGTGGACAATGTGGACCATGCAAGAGTGGACTACAGCAGTATTGTGAAAATGGTGCAACATTTACCTACAGTTCAAAGGACAAAGTAAGTGGGGGTGTTACCTATGGTGGGTACTCCGATAAGATTGTGGTCGTTGAGGATTTTGTTCTTAAAGTTTCTGAGAAACTAGATTTTGCGGCCACTGCTCCCCTATTGTGTGCAGGAATTACAACATATTCTCCACTGAAACACTGGAATGTGAAAGCCGGTCAAACAGTAGGCGTGGCAGGATTAGGAGGGCTTGGTCATATGGCAGTCAAGTTAGCCAAATCAATGGGTGCAAATGTTGTTGTAATGACGACATCTGAGAAGAAAAAGGATGAGGCAAAGAGACTTGGAGCAGATAAAGTGATTATATCCAAAAATATAGAAGAAATGAAGAAAAACAGGATGTCGATGGATCTGATAATAGATACAATCCCGGCGCCACATGATATGAATCTTTATATTTCACTTTTGAAAATTGATGGAAGCATAGTTCTTGTCGGATTACCGGAAAAGGAATCTCAACATGTTATATCTGCGGGATCGCTTATCAATGGAAGAAGGTCAATTAGTGGATCAAATATAGGCGGTATAGAAGAAACTCAGGAAATGTTAGATTATTGTGATAAGCATAATATTGTTTCTGACATAGAACTCATACCCATGTCAAAAGTCAATGAGGCATATGTAAGAACAGTTAATTCAGATGTCAAATATAGATTCGTTATCGACATGAGTACATTATAA